The following are from one region of the Pseudophryne corroboree isolate aPseCor3 chromosome 3 unlocalized genomic scaffold, aPseCor3.hap2 SUPER_3_unloc_26, whole genome shotgun sequence genome:
- the LOC134983841 gene encoding oocyte zinc finger protein XlCOF6.1-like — protein sequence MEFPCSIDAKCFIQNTKLIIHQPAKTGEKPFPCSECEKCFTQKSDLVKHQRSHTGERPFSCSECGKCFIQKSHLVTHQRSHTGERPFPCSECEKCFTQKSDLVKHQRSHTGERPFSCSECGKCFIQKSHLVTHQRSHTGERPFPCSECGKCFARKSHLVARQQSHKDEKPFPCSECGKCFARKADLVKHQRTHTGEKPFSCSECGKCFTQKSHLVKHQRSHTGENTFPCSECGKCFTHKSHLVTHQRSHTGEKPFSCSECGKCFTQKSHLVNHQRSHTGENTFPCSECGKCFTQKSDLIKHQKTHTGEKPFPCSECGKCFARKADLVKHQRTHTGEKPFSCSECGKCFTQKSNLVKHQRSHTGENPFPCSECGKCFAYKSDLVKHQRSHTGEKPFSCSECGKCFTWKSQLYTHLRSHTGEKPFPYSEK from the coding sequence atggagtttccctgttctatagatgccaaatgttttatacagaacacaaagcttattatccatcagccagctaagacaggtgagaagccatttccatgttctgagtgtgagaaatgttttacacagaaatcagatcttgttaaacatcagagaagtcacaccggtgagaggccattttcttgctctgagtgtgggaaatgttttatccagaaatcacatcttgttacacatcagcgaagtcacacgggtgagaggccatttccatgttctgagtgtgagaaatgttttacacagaaatcagatcttgttaaacatcagagaagtcacaccggtgagaggccattttcttgctctgagtgtgggaaatgttttatccagaaatcacatcttgttacacatcagcgaagtcacacgggtgagaggccatttccatgttctgagtgtgggaaatgttttgcacggaaatcacatcttgttgcacGTCAGCAAAGTCACaaagatgagaagccatttccatgttctgagtgtgggaaatgttttgcacgcaaagcagatcttgttaaacatcagagaactcacacaggtgagaagccattttcttgctccgagtgcgggaaatgttttacacagaaatcacatcttgttaagcatcagcgaagtcacacaggtgagaatacatttccatgttctgagtgtgggaaatgttttacacataaatcacatcttgttacacatcagagaagtcacacaggtgagaaaccattttcttgctccgagtgcgggaaatgttttacacagaaatcacatcttgttaatcatcagcgaagtcacacaggtgagaatacatttccatgttctgagtgtgggaaatgttttacacagaaatcagatcttattaaacatcagaaaactcacacaggtgagaagccatttccatgttctgagtgtgggaaatgttttgcacgcaaagcagatcttgttaaacatcagagaactcacacaggtgagaagccattttcttgctctgaatgcgggaaatgttttacacagaaatcaaatcttgttaaacatcagcgaagtcacacaggtgagaatccatttccatgttctgagtgtggaaaatgttttgcatacaaatcagatcttgttaaacatcagagaagtcacacaggtgagaagccattttcttgctctgagtgtgggaaatgttttacctggaaatcacaactttaTACACATcttcgaagtcacacaggtgagaagccatttccatactctgagaagtaA